Genomic DNA from Rana temporaria chromosome 1, aRanTem1.1, whole genome shotgun sequence:
GTGGCACTATTATAGGTAGGTGCTGATCCTCCACTGATGTAGTTGTCCTTCTTATCCCCTGATCTCCGCACACCGATCATCACCCCCACCCTCTCACTCCCCAACACACACCGACACTGACTTGAGCgcgctctctattggctgacagcACGCGACTCCCCGGGCTGCCATTGGTTGCGGTGACACGCGACAGGCGCGGGGCTTGTAtctagaggggggaggaggggagggggggagcggcGCGTGCCGTCCTTAAAGGGGCGCCTCACCCGCAGACACCGGAGAGGAGCAGTGTGCACGCGACTTGTGTGTGTCAGTCTCAAGTGTCGCCATGTCCCGATTACTGGCCGCCGACTGGTGCGAGGAGCTGCCCACCGAACCTTACCTGCTTGATGCCAGTGACCCCCGAGCCTGGCTCTCCAGCCCCGCACTACCCTCCGCCCCAGACTACCTACTGTCCCAGGCCGCCGGGAGGAGGCACAAGGTGTGGAAGCTGCAGgtggaggacgaggaggaggaagatgaggaggacgatgaggaggatgaggaggacggCCACCAGagatcagggaaagcccctcatgGGGTCCAGAAACAACGCCGACTGGCAGCCAATGCCcgggagaggaggaggatgcACGGACTCAATCATGCCTTCGATCAGCTCCGGAATGTCATCCCCTCCTTCAACAACGACAAGAAACTTTCCAAGTATGAGACCCTACAGATGGCTCAGATCTACATCAATGCCTTGTCCGATCTTCTCCAGGTCCCCCCAGAAAATCCCCCACCCTGCTCCAACTATGGAGGGGAAGCAAGGAGGTTCCCAGCAGACTATCCTTTGCCCCTAGACCCCATCAACTACTCCAGCCACaagtctccttcttcttcttctccaccTACCCAGTCCTCAGGAGAAGAGGGCAAACCTTCACCCAGAGGTCACAGGAGCGATGGAGAGTTCTCCCCCCACTCCCACTACAGCGACTCCGATGAGGTCAGCTAAAGGACTGATTAGTAAGGGCACCTGTGAGTACCCACCATGAACTTTGGACCAACACAACAAGTGTCAACAGGAGCCACTTCTACCCCCAGACACAACCTGCCATTAACCCAACCATTCAATGGGTTAATCCATAGATATATATTATGTCATGTTTATTGCCTTCTGATTTGTGtcaccatgccattctgccaaggtTGTCTATTATATCcagatatatatcttttttttttaccccttttctattcttttttttaacctattctTATGCATTTatacctccccccccctctctctcgctcattatatattttttcgttttttaccttatctttaccttttttttctttacattgttAAACCATATCCTtcattgattatatatatagtacattttTACCTTATTTTTATACAAATTTCCTCTTTGTTcctcttctatatatatattttctttcttgttttacCTCTAGTTATAGCAttttctgtatgtatatatatatatatatatatatatatatatatatatatatatatatatatatatatatatatatacacagaaaaTGCTATAACTAGagg
This window encodes:
- the ATOH1 gene encoding protein atonal homolog 1; the protein is MSRLLAADWCEELPTEPYLLDASDPRAWLSSPALPSAPDYLLSQAAGRRHKVWKLQVEDEEEEDEEDDEEDEEDGHQRSGKAPHGVQKQRRLAANARERRRMHGLNHAFDQLRNVIPSFNNDKKLSKYETLQMAQIYINALSDLLQVPPENPPPCSNYGGEARRFPADYPLPLDPINYSSHKSPSSSSPPTQSSGEEGKPSPRGHRSDGEFSPHSHYSDSDEVS